The DNA sequence GAATATGCGCCCGATTTTAGCTCCAGAGTTGTCAGCTATTTTTACTATTGATCGTGGTTGAATCATGGTAGTTAATTTAAAGATGAAAAGAAGGAAAAATGGAAAGATTAAATTACGGTGAAATGCTTGTCTTTAGAAATAGGTTTGGTTTCTTTTATATCGACTTTATCACCTATTTTTTTTGTATTGCCTGCATCGTGAGCCTTAAATTTTTTAGCTACCTTGTGATATTTCTTATATTTTTCATGCTTCACAAAACGAGTAACTTCGACGACGATAGTATCCTTCATTTTGTCGGAAACGACAACACCAGAGAAAATTCTGCCTCCTTTTTTTATGATATTCTGTTTTGTTTCTGTACTATTCATATCTTTATTTCTTGCTTCTTAACTCTGTTTTTACTCGAGCGATATCTCTTTTTAAACCTCTGCCCTCTTTGATATTCCTCGACTTACTACCAGCCAAACCAAACCTAAAATCACGTAGAGCCACCTTTTTTTGAGCAAGCAGGTCATTAAGCTCCGTCGCGCTTTTTCCTTTGATATTCTTCTTTATATCCTTAGTCTTCATTAAAGTAAAGTTACACTCGTTCTACTATCTTCCCTTTCACTGGTAATTTAGTGCCCGCCTTACGCAAAGCCTCTCGAGCCACAGCGGGAGTGACGCCGTCGACTTCAAAAAGAACTTGGCCGGGCTTTACTCTGGTGTGATAGCCCTCTATCT is a window from the Candidatus Paceibacterota bacterium genome containing:
- the rpsQ gene encoding 30S ribosomal protein S17, producing MNSTETKQNIIKKGGRIFSGVVVSDKMKDTIVVEVTRFVKHEKYKKYHKVAKKFKAHDAGNTKKIGDKVDIKETKPISKDKHFTVI
- the rpmC gene encoding 50S ribosomal protein L29, with protein sequence MKTKDIKKNIKGKSATELNDLLAQKKVALRDFRFGLAGSKSRNIKEGRGLKRDIARVKTELRSKK